The genomic stretch GGACAAGATCGGCGAGCGCCTGGACCTGCTCGTGCGGCTCGGCCGGGTCGGCTACGACCATATGGGCGAGTTCCGCGAGTCCGTGGAAGGAATCGTCGCGGCGCTGGCCGCCGAGCGTGTCGACGCGGGCAAGGCCGCTTTGCTTCGCGCCAAGGTTGCCGAGGCCCGCGCCGCTCTCGACGGCGGCGACGCCGAGGGATTTCTGCGCGGCGATGTTGCCGTTCACCTGGCCATCGCCGAAACGGCCGAAAACCCGCTTTTTCTGGCCGTGCTGCGCATGGTCCACGAAAACATTCTCGGCGCTTTCGAGCAGTTCAGCCTCAGCGGGAGCGAGACTCTGGAAGAAAACTGTCGCGACCTGGAGGGCCTCGTGGAGGCCGTTGTCCAGGGCCGGGGGGAGGACGCCGCCCGCAAGGCGCGCGAGCACGTCCGCAAATACAACACGACCATGAAGGCGCAGCACGAGCAGCGCGAGGAAAGGAGGAATCAGAAATGAAGCCGCAGGATTACATCGCTCTGGAAAACGAGTACGGAGCGCACAACTACAAGCCGCTGGACGTGGTCCTGAACCGGGGCGAGGGCGTCTGGGTCTGGGACGTGGACGGCAATCGCTACATGGACT from Paucidesulfovibrio longus DSM 6739 encodes the following:
- a CDS encoding FadR/GntR family transcriptional regulator gives rise to the protein MALNVVKLKNNRMYQHVVSQVEEALVRGELRPGDALPSEMKLAEMFETSRGTVREALRVLEEKGLVDIRVGVGGGAVVREPDMDKIGERLDLLVRLGRVGYDHMGEFRESVEGIVAALAAERVDAGKAALLRAKVAEARAALDGGDAEGFLRGDVAVHLAIAETAENPLFLAVLRMVHENILGAFEQFSLSGSETLEENCRDLEGLVEAVVQGRGEDAARKAREHVRKYNTTMKAQHEQREERRNQK